From one Caldithrix abyssi DSM 13497 genomic stretch:
- the csrA gene encoding carbon storage regulator CsrA, which produces MLVLTRRLGEAITIGDDIRIVVVDISGNQIKLGIDAPKDVEIYREELYKRIKGVSFGTISQKKKEHGGKK; this is translated from the coding sequence ATGCTGGTTTTAACAAGGAGGTTGGGAGAAGCTATCACCATCGGAGACGATATCAGGATTGTTGTTGTTGATATTAGCGGTAATCAGATCAAGTTAGGAATCGACGCTCCCAAAGATGTGGAAATATATCGGGAAGAACTTTACAAAAGAATTAAGGGCGTATCTTTCGGAACGATCTCCCAGAAAAAGAAAGAGCATGGAGGTAAAAAATAA
- a CDS encoding winged helix-turn-helix domain-containing protein: MNNTISGFRFGEFELDLKNRQLKKNNREIPLNSKYFDVLVLLVENQQQLTTKERIFDTVWKDTIVTESALSQCIKDIRKSLGDSAHHPTYIKTIAKHGYMFIADVEPVLSERFRKAEKAESFTRPYKFLDYFKEEDQHLFFGREKEIDLLFSKILAHRSFILYGKSGVGKSSLIRAGLAPAFKNSGFPTFVIRSFHDPADQLLQSFNNLTGETNESLQQIDWQTLLTKIKHRLKKSFIIFFFDQFEDFFLLLKEKDRQALVDVFSKMLNDEQINIRLVFVLREDLLAEMSYFKPLLPEIFHHEYRLLKLGREQAVKAILEPARAVGCPFDPELAKRILKDLANGDQPIDPPQLQIVCDALYDARDAQHGITLQKYEAMGGAAQILENYMTRVLHRFDGAKLHLAREILKLLISFNGQRLVVPVEQIVSRFASSDHPAQEIHALINELSDARLIRIGRQEGKNWVELSHDFLLPQIKKWISDEEKGLYQARSILERGLEAHRHHGLLLDEDAIQIVLPFERHLRMTPEEASFLARSLLYRKYVLPDWLKNQVPDLANLLIESLNDDDPAVRIVAAESSLHIHHPQLEHALFKLALWDKDLNVRKTASIVYLKNYGRQGQNKLARGKNDKKAGLVRRAISLAFARDFDIHLVYLRKLPLMVILLVVTGLIWVRLYRNRKQISKKISGATFGATMSGLLVGSLLTLMLALLKHHHSFEAITYLLVLISLGGMASFFAGLGISSGIATMRYVTYRHSLWWMVVGGTLGGLLIGGMINLIGVDILRTLFGQELINITGALEGTILGFCLSLALTISEIFYPKHRMAKILTAALFSTIGAITLSLFEGNLFSGSIAAISRSFSKSQINLEPLASLLGEVHFGLISRLVLSSIEGFLFGGLFTAGMEIFGNKHKETLL, encoded by the coding sequence ATGAATAATACAATTTCGGGCTTTCGTTTCGGGGAATTTGAGCTGGATCTAAAAAATCGACAGCTGAAAAAAAACAATCGTGAAATCCCTCTTAACTCCAAATATTTTGACGTCCTGGTTCTGCTGGTCGAGAATCAGCAACAATTAACCACCAAAGAGCGCATTTTTGACACCGTCTGGAAGGACACCATTGTTACAGAATCAGCCCTCAGCCAGTGCATCAAAGATATTCGCAAGAGTCTGGGAGATAGCGCCCATCATCCCACGTACATCAAAACCATCGCCAAACATGGCTACATGTTCATTGCCGATGTTGAGCCTGTTTTAAGCGAACGATTTAGGAAGGCGGAAAAGGCCGAATCCTTCACGCGTCCCTACAAATTTCTGGACTATTTCAAGGAAGAAGATCAACATCTGTTTTTTGGCAGGGAAAAAGAGATCGATCTGCTTTTCTCAAAAATTCTTGCCCATCGTTCTTTTATTCTTTACGGCAAATCGGGCGTGGGCAAAAGCTCGCTCATTCGCGCCGGTCTGGCGCCGGCTTTTAAAAACAGCGGCTTCCCGACTTTCGTCATCCGCAGTTTTCATGATCCGGCCGATCAACTGTTGCAATCGTTCAACAACTTAACCGGCGAAACAAACGAATCGCTGCAACAAATTGACTGGCAAACCCTGTTGACAAAGATCAAGCATCGATTAAAAAAATCCTTTATCATCTTTTTCTTTGACCAGTTTGAAGATTTTTTTCTGTTATTAAAAGAAAAAGATCGTCAGGCGCTGGTTGATGTTTTCTCCAAAATGCTAAACGATGAACAGATCAATATTCGCCTGGTGTTTGTGCTGCGCGAAGACCTGCTGGCCGAGATGAGTTACTTTAAACCGCTTCTGCCGGAAATCTTTCATCATGAATATCGTTTGCTAAAGCTGGGCAGAGAGCAGGCTGTTAAGGCCATTCTGGAGCCGGCCCGTGCAGTCGGCTGCCCTTTTGATCCAGAGCTGGCCAAACGTATTTTAAAAGACCTGGCCAACGGCGATCAACCGATCGATCCTCCCCAACTGCAAATCGTTTGTGATGCGCTATACGATGCACGTGACGCTCAACATGGGATTACGCTGCAAAAATATGAAGCTATGGGCGGCGCGGCACAAATTCTGGAAAATTACATGACGCGCGTGCTCCATCGCTTTGACGGCGCCAAGCTGCACCTGGCCAGAGAGATACTCAAATTATTGATTAGCTTTAACGGACAGCGCCTGGTTGTGCCCGTAGAGCAGATTGTCAGCCGTTTTGCCTCTTCCGATCATCCTGCGCAAGAAATACACGCACTGATTAATGAATTGTCAGACGCGCGCTTAATCCGCATTGGACGCCAGGAGGGCAAAAATTGGGTTGAATTGAGTCACGATTTTCTACTACCGCAAATTAAAAAGTGGATCTCAGATGAAGAAAAGGGGTTGTATCAGGCGCGCTCCATCCTGGAACGGGGCCTGGAAGCCCACCGACACCACGGTCTTTTGCTCGACGAAGACGCCATTCAAATTGTTTTGCCTTTTGAGCGGCACTTGCGAATGACGCCTGAGGAAGCGTCTTTTCTGGCCAGAAGCTTACTATATCGCAAATATGTGCTGCCAGATTGGTTGAAAAATCAGGTCCCTGATCTGGCCAATCTTTTAATCGAATCGCTAAACGATGACGATCCCGCTGTGCGCATTGTCGCCGCCGAATCCAGCCTGCACATCCACCATCCACAATTGGAACACGCGCTTTTTAAGCTTGCACTGTGGGATAAAGATTTGAATGTGCGCAAGACGGCCAGTATTGTTTACTTAAAAAACTACGGCCGCCAGGGGCAGAACAAGCTGGCCAGAGGGAAAAATGATAAAAAGGCGGGGTTGGTGCGGCGCGCCATCAGCCTGGCCTTTGCGCGTGATTTTGACATTCATCTGGTGTATTTACGTAAACTCCCCCTGATGGTAATTCTTCTGGTGGTTACGGGATTGATCTGGGTGCGTCTGTATCGTAATCGAAAACAGATTTCGAAAAAAATTAGCGGTGCCACCTTTGGCGCCACCATGTCAGGGTTGCTGGTGGGCTCGTTGCTCACATTGATGCTGGCTTTGCTTAAACACCATCACTCTTTCGAAGCCATAACCTATTTACTGGTGCTCATTTCATTGGGCGGCATGGCTTCATTCTTTGCCGGGCTGGGCATCAGTAGCGGCATTGCCACCATGCGCTATGTGACCTATCGCCATAGTTTGTGGTGGATGGTGGTTGGCGGAACCCTGGGCGGCCTGTTGATCGGCGGAATGATTAACCTGATCGGCGTGGACATACTGCGCACGCTTTTCGGACAGGAATTGATTAATATTACCGGCGCGCTGGAAGGAACCATTTTAGGTTTCTGCCTTTCTCTGGCGCTGACCATTTCTGAAATATTTTATCCGAAGCATCGAATGGCAAAAATCCTTACCGCTGCCCTTTTTTCCACCATTGGCGCGATCACCCTTTCTCTTTTCGAAGGCAATCTCTTTAGCGGAAGCATTGCCGCCATCTCCCGTTCTTTCTCCAAATCTCAGATCAACCTCGAACCGCTTGCCTCTCTTTTGGGCGAAGTCCATTTCGGTCTTATTTCACGTCTTGTGCTCAGTTCAATTGAAGGATTTTTATTTGGCGGTTTATTTACGGCTGGAATGGAGATATTCGGCAATAAACACAAAGAAACACTGTTGTAG
- a CDS encoding peptidylprolyl isomerase, whose amino-acid sequence MRKLFSLLIVLLLMTVACQKNEISNPEKDIAQVGKLSVDKQVFMNRFRLSKGFAEAKKFSRDDVVKFIDEYFVKNYLLVNKLLDQGIEEEKEMKEAMEQLKIRAMTGMNGPLYRQVIPANVEVSDQEIQELYDKSKYKVKIAYLRVSSKHLADSLYSALRRGANFGKIARKYSLDVQTFEHGGEVPNYIFPGSLDPEFEKAIFGLKKGQLSRPIYIAGWYNIVKILDKKPIEHRPLSEIKAQLKQRLLQYKLNQIRNNYIDSLFIKYEASFNKELYPLIKKAFVPIDRVGKLDVSAIPKEKLDEPLVTYKGGQFTLNSFVTIYNKSMASRRVPLRYDDEIENHIKTMVIGNLMYADGVARGLLNDEQFKSLYQRIRMQKLEREALKRLVNEQIKITDDELKAYYEQHKREWNNQDFETVKRFVRNRLMGERAREYKDQLAAQLRSEYDVLYNEPLIKEVVDSLNAMKKAARVRKF is encoded by the coding sequence ATGCGTAAATTATTTAGTCTTCTTATTGTTCTGCTTTTAATGACTGTAGCCTGTCAGAAAAATGAAATTTCAAATCCAGAAAAAGATATTGCACAGGTAGGCAAATTAAGTGTGGACAAACAAGTATTTATGAATCGCTTTCGTTTGAGTAAGGGGTTTGCCGAGGCGAAAAAATTCTCCAGAGACGATGTTGTGAAATTTATCGACGAGTATTTTGTGAAAAATTATTTACTGGTAAACAAGTTGTTAGACCAGGGAATCGAAGAAGAGAAAGAGATGAAAGAGGCGATGGAGCAGCTAAAGATACGTGCCATGACCGGCATGAACGGTCCGCTTTATCGGCAGGTTATTCCAGCTAATGTGGAGGTTAGCGATCAGGAAATTCAGGAGCTTTACGATAAAAGTAAATACAAGGTTAAGATTGCCTATTTACGCGTCAGCTCTAAACATCTGGCGGATTCGCTTTACAGCGCCCTCCGCCGGGGAGCGAATTTTGGGAAAATTGCCCGTAAATATTCGTTGGATGTTCAAACGTTTGAACACGGCGGCGAAGTGCCAAATTATATTTTTCCTGGCAGTCTGGATCCTGAATTTGAAAAGGCCATTTTCGGCTTGAAAAAAGGCCAGCTTTCCAGGCCAATTTATATTGCCGGATGGTACAACATAGTAAAAATCCTTGATAAAAAACCTATCGAACACAGGCCTCTTAGCGAGATCAAGGCGCAATTAAAACAGCGGCTACTGCAATATAAACTGAATCAAATCCGTAATAATTATATAGACAGCCTGTTCATTAAATACGAGGCTTCCTTTAACAAGGAACTTTATCCGCTAATTAAGAAAGCATTTGTACCGATTGATCGAGTTGGAAAACTGGACGTTTCGGCTATTCCCAAAGAAAAACTGGATGAACCGCTGGTAACCTATAAAGGCGGGCAATTTACGCTTAATAGTTTTGTTACGATCTACAATAAATCAATGGCATCACGGCGCGTACCGCTACGTTACGACGACGAAATTGAGAATCATATCAAAACGATGGTAATCGGAAATTTAATGTATGCCGACGGCGTGGCCCGGGGCCTGCTAAATGACGAACAATTCAAATCTTTGTATCAACGGATACGTATGCAAAAACTGGAGCGGGAGGCGCTTAAGCGGCTGGTAAACGAGCAAATTAAAATAACCGACGACGAACTTAAAGCCTATTACGAGCAGCACAAGCGAGAATGGAACAATCAAGATTTTGAAACAGTCAAGCGTTTTGTGCGCAATCGTTTAATGGGCGAGCGCGCCAGAGAATACAAAGATCAGTTGGCAGCACAACTGCGCAGCGAATACGATGTTCTTTATAATGAGCCGCTTATTAAAGAAGTGGTAGATTCTCTAAATGCGATGAAAAAGGCCGCCAGAGTACGCAAATTTTAA
- a CDS encoding FmdB family zinc ribbon protein produces MPIYEFYCHRCNTIYKFLSRTINTEKIPNCPKCETVKLERRVSTFATISSLNNDSEGDDEFAGIDEKRMERVLESLAHEAEHIDENNPRQLASLMRKFAKEAGINFGEGMEEAIRRMEKGEDPEQIEEELGDAIENEDPFLLKNFRHIKGQKARPKIDDHLYDL; encoded by the coding sequence ATGCCAATCTACGAGTTTTACTGCCATCGATGCAACACCATTTATAAATTTTTAAGCCGCACAATCAACACCGAAAAGATACCGAACTGCCCGAAGTGTGAAACGGTTAAATTAGAGCGCCGCGTTTCCACCTTTGCCACCATCTCTTCGCTCAACAACGATTCCGAAGGCGACGACGAATTTGCCGGAATCGATGAAAAGCGCATGGAGCGTGTTCTGGAATCGCTGGCGCATGAGGCGGAACACATCGATGAAAATAATCCCCGTCAGCTGGCTTCGTTGATGCGTAAGTTTGCAAAAGAAGCGGGCATTAATTTTGGCGAAGGCATGGAAGAAGCGATCCGCCGCATGGAAAAAGGCGAGGACCCGGAACAGATTGAAGAAGAATTAGGCGACGCCATTGAAAACGAAGACCCCTTTTTATTGAAAAACTTCCGACACATTAAGGGCCAAAAAGCCAGACCAAAGATCGACGATCATTTGTATGATTTGTAA
- a CDS encoding DMT family transporter: protein MELWFILSVLTGTFFGVQSVLLKILSKYFEQTFVLKYLFLIAGILLLPAIFLSPTRVELRLFLMAFSISLVLNTVAYHLLLKAIAHYPVSIVMPYVGLTPLFLTMTSYLILGEALTKGKIVGIIFIVLGGFILQLPENLKEKGWRHLINWREKGIWMMVLVAFIWSITASVEKIAVNASSPEFYGAFIHLALGGVFVFWGKWQNRNSIKKPEALKITSGGKKYILLIGIVSAALAWCQLVAIKLTFVSYVIAFKRAGVLVSTLLAFFILKERHYLKALSGTILILTGAAFITL, encoded by the coding sequence ATGGAATTATGGTTTATTTTATCAGTATTGACCGGAACATTTTTTGGCGTCCAGTCTGTTCTCCTCAAAATTCTTTCTAAATATTTTGAGCAAACTTTTGTATTAAAGTATCTCTTCCTTATTGCAGGGATTCTTCTACTTCCTGCAATTTTTTTATCTCCAACCAGAGTAGAGTTACGTTTATTTTTAATGGCCTTCTCAATCAGCCTGGTATTGAATACGGTGGCTTATCATTTGCTTTTAAAGGCCATTGCCCATTATCCTGTTTCGATTGTTATGCCTTATGTTGGTCTTACGCCTCTGTTTTTGACTATGACGTCTTATCTGATTCTGGGCGAGGCGTTAACTAAGGGCAAGATTGTTGGCATTATTTTCATAGTTTTGGGTGGATTTATTTTGCAACTTCCAGAGAACCTGAAAGAAAAAGGCTGGCGTCATTTAATCAACTGGCGCGAAAAGGGAATATGGATGATGGTGCTGGTGGCTTTTATCTGGAGTATTACAGCCAGCGTGGAAAAGATTGCCGTCAACGCCAGCTCGCCTGAATTTTATGGCGCCTTTATTCATCTGGCGCTGGGAGGCGTTTTTGTATTTTGGGGGAAATGGCAAAACAGAAATTCAATAAAAAAGCCGGAAGCGTTAAAAATTACTTCCGGCGGCAAAAAATATATCTTATTGATTGGCATTGTTAGCGCCGCGCTGGCCTGGTGTCAGTTGGTGGCCATCAAATTAACGTTTGTCTCTTATGTAATCGCCTTTAAGCGGGCAGGCGTACTGGTTAGTACGCTGCTGGCCTTTTTCATTTTAAAAGAACGTCATTACCTCAAGGCTCTATCCGGCACCATACTGATTTTAACAGGGGCCGCGTTTATCACGCTTTAA
- a CDS encoding DUF3160 domain-containing protein has protein sequence MKKLTYFPVLLSLACSLLFSQSNFSVDAYSQFLNQNKDLTYLALTERFPLKSTYYKFAPEQIRLNDFLYFDSVMASYHLTEEEIALLKQNHFVVTERLTFDCFGEALHDIYINDLPVFLSTDAVLHALHASYYQILSDVELSLLKPNLRKILDGLYHSFSLLAQKYEHDQALSGALGDVDIYVTMARSLLDGQQAPSQYIAQAKIDTIWQAIASEQVVNLKLFADRFRSIDGSQFKVRGHYTRDGLPEYFKAMMWLGRIDFFLTPPPENPWEAPWSREEIRRMNLAAFMLDELLDMAGVRPLLKENDQIIRFLVGESDNLTPAEINDLKTDLGLTDAGQLLDDDTYDLYQETLRTSGLGTQKILSQIMMMNPFDPEPGRLPLSFRLLGQRFIIDSYIFFNVVFDRIEFQGEKVWRPLPDPLDVMFVLGNDDALYLLKDEIETYRYASQLNALRYLVDAYDESFWEASLYNVWLNAIRTLNPQPSMATIPDFMKTAAWRQNKLNTQLASWSQLRHDNLLYAKQSYTGAAGCSYPYSLIEPNPPFYAAIRQFAQMAYEYFRQFGNDENFLLSNIQNYFARLNATMTRLEQIAQKELAQETLNADEIDWLQRMLFINAQSGAPPFDGWYAWLYYVPEDASKEDYPIADVHTQPTDQTGEPVGHVLHVGTGKINLGIFLAPAPYENHPPVAFVGPVMSYYQTITDNFKRMTDEEWAELVKANKVPQRPDWVNIYLADAAGKQRLPGRELPARIYTSLQPGNGSAPQNFVLYQNFPNPFNPQTTIRYHIAEKTHVKLTIYNLAGEKIVTLVDKQQTAGEYRQIFNGHNLPSGIYIARLKTRKQTQSIKMALIR, from the coding sequence ATGAAAAAATTAACCTATTTTCCAGTTTTATTAAGCCTTGCCTGCAGTCTGCTGTTTAGCCAGTCCAATTTCAGTGTTGATGCGTACAGTCAATTTCTTAACCAGAACAAGGACCTGACCTATCTAGCCTTGACGGAACGTTTCCCGTTAAAATCGACCTATTACAAATTTGCGCCCGAGCAAATCAGGCTGAACGATTTTTTGTATTTTGACTCCGTTATGGCCAGCTACCATTTAACAGAGGAAGAGATTGCCCTTTTAAAACAGAACCATTTTGTGGTTACGGAACGCCTTACTTTTGATTGTTTTGGGGAGGCGTTGCATGATATTTACATCAACGATTTGCCCGTTTTTCTTTCTACCGATGCCGTGCTGCACGCCCTGCACGCTTCGTATTATCAAATCCTTTCAGACGTGGAACTTTCTCTGTTAAAACCCAATCTGCGTAAAATTTTAGACGGGCTATACCATTCTTTTTCGTTGCTGGCGCAAAAGTACGAGCATGATCAAGCGCTTAGCGGCGCGCTGGGCGATGTGGATATTTACGTTACCATGGCTCGCTCCCTTTTAGACGGCCAGCAGGCGCCGTCCCAATACATTGCACAGGCGAAAATCGATACGATCTGGCAGGCCATCGCCAGTGAACAAGTAGTCAATCTCAAGCTGTTCGCCGATCGTTTTCGTTCCATCGACGGCAGCCAATTTAAGGTTCGCGGACACTACACTCGAGACGGGTTACCCGAATATTTTAAAGCCATGATGTGGCTGGGACGCATCGATTTCTTTTTGACCCCGCCTCCGGAGAATCCCTGGGAAGCGCCCTGGAGCCGTGAAGAAATAAGACGAATGAATTTGGCGGCCTTTATGCTCGACGAGCTGCTCGACATGGCAGGCGTCCGTCCCCTGCTAAAAGAAAACGACCAGATCATCCGTTTTCTGGTGGGCGAAAGCGATAATTTAACGCCCGCCGAAATCAACGATCTTAAAACGGATCTGGGACTGACCGACGCCGGGCAATTACTGGATGACGACACCTACGACCTCTATCAGGAAACATTGCGAACTTCCGGATTGGGGACGCAAAAAATCCTTTCGCAGATCATGATGATGAATCCGTTCGATCCCGAACCCGGCCGGCTGCCGCTTTCCTTCCGTTTATTAGGGCAGCGTTTCATCATCGATTCCTACATCTTTTTTAATGTGGTTTTTGATCGCATCGAGTTCCAGGGCGAAAAAGTGTGGCGCCCTTTGCCCGATCCGCTGGACGTGATGTTTGTGCTGGGCAATGACGACGCTCTTTACCTGTTAAAAGATGAGATAGAAACGTACCGATACGCTTCGCAATTGAACGCCCTGCGCTACCTGGTGGACGCCTACGATGAAAGTTTTTGGGAAGCCTCGCTTTATAACGTGTGGCTGAACGCCATTCGAACGCTTAATCCCCAACCTTCTATGGCAACCATTCCAGATTTTATGAAGACGGCCGCCTGGCGGCAAAACAAATTGAACACGCAACTGGCTTCCTGGTCGCAACTCCGCCACGATAATTTACTCTACGCCAAACAATCGTACACCGGCGCCGCAGGATGCTCCTATCCTTACTCGTTGATCGAGCCCAATCCCCCATTTTACGCCGCCATCCGACAGTTTGCACAAATGGCTTATGAATACTTCCGACAATTTGGAAACGATGAAAATTTTCTACTCTCTAACATTCAAAATTACTTTGCACGATTAAACGCAACAATGACGCGGCTTGAACAAATTGCACAAAAAGAACTGGCGCAGGAAACGCTTAATGCCGATGAAATTGACTGGCTGCAGCGCATGCTTTTTATCAACGCTCAAAGCGGCGCGCCGCCCTTTGACGGATGGTACGCCTGGCTGTATTATGTGCCCGAAGATGCCAGCAAAGAGGACTACCCAATCGCCGATGTGCACACCCAACCAACAGACCAGACGGGAGAGCCTGTAGGCCATGTTTTGCACGTGGGCACGGGCAAAATCAATTTAGGCATATTCCTGGCGCCCGCCCCTTACGAAAATCACCCGCCCGTGGCCTTTGTGGGGCCGGTCATGTCCTATTACCAAACAATAACCGACAATTTTAAGAGAATGACCGATGAGGAATGGGCGGAACTGGTAAAAGCAAACAAAGTTCCGCAACGGCCAGATTGGGTCAATATCTACCTGGCGGATGCCGCAGGCAAACAGCGTCTGCCGGGCAGAGAGCTCCCCGCCAGAATCTACACGAGCCTGCAGCCGGGCAATGGCAGTGCGCCGCAAAACTTTGTACTGTATCAAAATTTTCCGAATCCGTTCAATCCACAAACCACCATTCGTTACCATATTGCAGAAAAGACGCACGTAAAATTGACGATCTACAATCTGGCCGGCGAAAAAATTGTCACTCTGGTTGATAAACAGCAAACAGCCGGAGAGTATCGCCAAATATTCAACGGGCATAACCTGCCAAGCGGTATTTACATCGCTCGATTAAAAACGCGCAAGCAAACACAAAGCATTAAAATGGCGCTGATTCGCTAA
- a CDS encoding di-trans,poly-cis-decaprenylcistransferase, translating into MSNHLKLTRPDDKMDISLHVAIIMDGNGRWAQQRGKPRFWGHREGAETAKRIIEAAPKYGIATLTLYAFSADNWKRPQQEVSMLMQLLQNKLRSEVKTSIENGVKLSFIGRRDRLSSALVEQMEDAEEKTKLGTNLHLRLAIDYSSREVLMRAAQMAADDQNLTREKFSQYLARAMHSDDAAPDVDLLIRTGGEQRLSDFLLWECAYAEFYFTPVMWPDFSEEELARAVDEFKSRERRFGAIPQAQVSAML; encoded by the coding sequence ATGAGCAACCATCTGAAATTGACCAGACCGGATGATAAAATGGATATTTCTTTACATGTAGCCATAATCATGGATGGCAATGGCCGTTGGGCCCAACAACGGGGTAAGCCGCGTTTCTGGGGGCACCGGGAGGGCGCCGAAACCGCAAAACGGATTATTGAAGCCGCGCCCAAATATGGCATTGCAACGTTAACGTTGTATGCATTTTCGGCTGATAACTGGAAAAGACCGCAGCAAGAGGTTTCTATGCTGATGCAGCTTTTGCAGAATAAGTTGCGCAGCGAGGTAAAAACCAGTATTGAAAATGGGGTTAAGCTTTCTTTTATCGGTCGTCGCGATCGTCTGAGTTCCGCTCTGGTGGAACAGATGGAGGATGCGGAAGAGAAAACAAAACTCGGAACTAACTTACATTTGCGTCTTGCCATCGATTATTCCTCCCGCGAGGTTTTAATGCGCGCCGCACAAATGGCGGCCGACGATCAAAATTTAACGCGTGAAAAATTCTCCCAATATCTGGCCAGGGCCATGCACTCTGATGACGCTGCGCCCGATGTGGATTTGTTGATCCGTACGGGTGGCGAGCAGCGACTGAGCGATTTTCTGCTGTGGGAATGCGCTTACGCTGAGTTCTATTTTACGCCGGTCATGTGGCCCGATTTTTCAGAAGAAGAACTGGCCCGGGCCGTGGACGAATTTAAATCGCGTGAACGACGCTTCGGCGCCATTCCGCAGGCACAGGTTTCAGCCATGCTTTAA
- a CDS encoding enoyl-CoA hydratase/isomerase family protein has protein sequence MKSYQTIKVEIQDNFAQVILNRPEKRNALNKVMVEELKTAFSGLENNKKVRVVTLRGAGKAFCSGADLGYLKELRNFDYQKNFEDSLSLGKLFLQIYSFSKPVIAVVNGPALAGGCGLASVCDLIIARPGAKFGYPEVKIGFVAALVSAFLKRQIGERKARELLLTGEIITAEQALQYGLINKVASDENLEKEVHEWMRILVNNGPQAMATTKRLFLDLTYQEIETEIKALSEINAKFRSTEEFFEGISAFLEKRTPNWQS, from the coding sequence ATGAAAAGCTACCAGACCATTAAAGTTGAAATTCAGGATAACTTTGCTCAGGTTATTTTAAATCGTCCTGAGAAAAGAAATGCACTGAATAAGGTCATGGTCGAAGAATTAAAAACGGCCTTTTCCGGGCTGGAAAACAATAAAAAGGTTAGAGTGGTAACCTTAAGAGGCGCAGGGAAAGCCTTTTGTAGCGGCGCTGATCTGGGATATTTAAAAGAATTACGAAATTTCGATTATCAGAAAAATTTTGAAGATTCACTGAGCCTGGGAAAATTGTTTTTGCAAATTTACTCTTTTTCCAAACCGGTTATTGCTGTGGTAAACGGCCCGGCTCTGGCGGGCGGCTGTGGACTGGCATCGGTTTGTGATTTGATTATTGCCAGGCCAGGCGCTAAATTCGGCTATCCGGAAGTCAAAATTGGATTTGTAGCCGCCCTGGTATCTGCCTTTTTAAAAAGACAAATTGGTGAACGAAAAGCGCGGGAATTGCTTTTAACTGGCGAGATTATTACCGCCGAACAGGCTTTGCAATATGGATTGATCAATAAAGTGGCAAGCGATGAAAACCTTGAAAAGGAAGTTCATGAATGGATGCGTATATTGGTCAATAACGGGCCGCAGGCCATGGCCACCACCAAACGTTTATTTCTGGATTTAACGTATCAGGAAATTGAAACGGAAATTAAAGCGTTATCTGAAATTAATGCGAAATTCAGATCGACGGAAGAATTTTTTGAAGGCATTAGTGCGTTTTTGGAAAAGCGTACACCAAATTGGCAAAGTTGA